One Glycine max cultivar Williams 82 chromosome 8, Glycine_max_v4.0, whole genome shotgun sequence genomic window, GAAATCGCGTTTGAAGGAAAATATCTATTAgaaaaaaggtttaaaattatatgtgtAAGAATTTATATAGATATTGAAAACAAGATAAGTgttttgatagaaaaaaaattcaacttccCCTTACTCGAATGGTTGTACAGAgtgagttattataattttttagtatatGTGTCTGATTCctacaaataaaaacattaataacattaatgatTAAGTCAAAAGATTAATGCAAAACTAACATgcagataaaaaataaagacataaaaagatTTTGATCGTTTTCATATATGTGACGTGATAATTATATGTGTATAGTTGTCATACACTTAACTTGTTAATTGAGTCTTTTTAAGTTATTAGATCACACCAACTAATAATGTAATGACTAAATTTATTGAGAATTTGATTTTAAGGATTacttagttttttaattttaatttcagagATTAATTTGACCAATTATCACAGCTTTAGGGATTAAATGAATTGGTAATGTATAATTATGGAGaccattttattacttttagaaaataatttgacttttaattataattttaaggatTACATTAgtgatttgtttattttatattattttctaattagaaATTGACATATATGGTAACtgtaattatcatttaaaaaaatacccataataaattttaatcaattgatcatataaatttttttacatagaaAATTAAGctcagtttatttatttatttagaaagaataaaatatatttaaactttcctttaaattaaaaaatgtcaaatgaaaagaaaataaaattctttcacCCGGTCAAGAAAACGTAGCATAGAAAACTAGAAAAGTAACACAAACCCCACTTGTAAGAAAAGTCAACGAATTTTGggaataagatattttttagaatgatatattaaaaatatactatgTGTTATAGTAGTTTTTATCgcttaaaatacatttaaaaaatatgtaagtactccataagataaaaaatatctaaaaatattttttttctctaattatttattataattgtacactcttgaattttttataaatatttttgttataattatacATTTCTGGAAaggaatatttaaatattacaagATACTAAGagtgataaataatatatttggaCAGATAATTATTTCCAACCACTGGAGTATCTTATTTTCGTTAATCGTTAGATAATTTCCTGACGCAACGGCAATTGGATTTGGAGTGTCCTAGATTCGTGTcctggtttggtttggtttggttcgtACTGTTGTACGAGTTTTGACTTTTTCTGGATTTGGAGTTTTCAATCAGATAATGTTCAACGGAGCCGCTTGGTGGGTTCAGATTCAGAAGCAGAGGGAGAGGGTGTTTGTGATTGCAAGTGTTGGTGAATTCAAAAGAGAGAGTAAGAAGAGTGTGCATGAACATCATGAGTAGTAGTAGAAGCAGAGGCAGCTGGTGCGGTTTGTGGCCTGGTTCCTTCAATATGGAAACTGAGTTGACTATTAGAGGAAAGAGTTTTGGTGGCATTTTTGGCTCCTCTGCTAAGCCTAGATCACTCAGGGTTCAGTCTTCTGGTTTGTTTCTCTTCTGTTGTTGATGATGCCTTTTTAATGcttacaattaaaaatacatgtttTTCGTTGTGGTCGATTTGTTGTTTGATGGATGCCTGTTTGGCCTATTTTCCATGACTGCTTTGcttatttaataattgtttGCTCATATACCAACATGAAGTTTCATCCAAATGTTTTGGAATTTCCTCAGTTAAGAGTTTATTgtaggacaaaacttagatgcataggtgcttttgttgttgttgttgttgttgttgttttcctTTCAGAATTGGAGTTTCACCTCGGTAACCTGCATTGACCTTTAATACGAACCTTTGTTAGTTGATGTGAAATTCTGATtctaatcaaagaataacaccAGAAACACCTAAAATTATCGtattatcctttaaaaaaatgcattctaTTTTGTCCGTTAATGATCATAATGTGAATGTGTTTATGCCCCTCAAATGTTACTGTGTAAAATTGCGTTGCAGATGAAGATGTTGAGGATCTTGTCCCCTCTAATATTTCGGGCAAACCTTCTGGAACTGTTCTGCCCTATGTTGGTGTTGCTTGCCTTGGAGCCATGTTATTTGGTTATCATCTTGGGTATGATTTCATCTTCACTTGGTATACAGATCAATGGACTTATAATGCAAGATATCGTATTCTGTATACTGTCTTAAGTTATTGGTGGCAAGAAACATACTGGAGTCctgttttgaatttttcttgtAGTACTGATTTTCATCCATTATTATTCTTAGGTAGGAAACTCTGACAATACCCTTTTTGGTATAGGGTGGTAAATGGTTCTCTTGAGTACCTTGCCAAGGATCTTGGAATCACCCAAAACACTGTTATACAAGGTACatctttttacttttgttatttGTCGTTGTAAATTAGTTTGCATTGTTTGATTGATTTTatcagaaaaaagaaattgtagATGCTAATGCAAAAATTCTTTCTTGTTCTTtagctctttatttttttttgtacaacTCATATTTTCAGCATATATTCAAACATGATTTGTACTTGTTAATTTTACTCTTATATTTACCAGGAAAAAAACTTCAGTTTTATGGCATGAAGTTTAATTGAATCTATTTATTACTTTGGCTGTTTGTGAAGAGTCTTTTTGTCTGTGAAATATTTGTATCTCAAAATTCTAATTTGACTTGAATATGGTCCATCAATTGTTTTCTCGTAATTCTCATTAGAACTAATCCATGAACAGGATGGATTGTCAGTGCACTGCTTGCTGGTGCTACTGTTGGTTCATTTACCGGTGGAGCATTGGCTGACAAATTTGGCCGGACTAGGACTTTTCAGTTGGATGCAATCCCTTTAGCAATTGGAGGATTTCTTTGGTCAGTCAATCTCCCTTGGGTAGAAGGTTTGATCTTTTAGgtatttttgaatttgatgggttaaattatattacttttacaGTGCTACTGCTCAGAGTGTTCAGACAATGATCATCGGTCGCTTGCTAGCTGGCATAGGAATTGGCATAACATCTGCAGTTGTACCACTTTACATATCTGAGGTGATCctttataaactattttaacCTTTGTGATtatgtttacatattttatatggATTGCATGGTGATTCCTTCTAATGGACAGATTTCTCCAACCGAAATTCGGGGTGCACTTGGATCCGTTAATCAACTTTTTATATGTATTGGAATTCTTGCAGCACTACTGGCTGGTTTGCCTCTGGTGGGAAATCCTATATGGTATTGACTATTGAGTTCTTTCATTTTACCATCTTGTTAGTTGTCAGCTGTTATTTCTTATGAGGATATCTTCTCGAGAGCTTATATATTTGTGATGGAAATGACACTATTCAGTGTGAAAATATTAGAAGTGAAAAAACTCCTTCTGTTGTTAGCACTCCATGAGAAAGAAAGTGGAGATACATGTCTTTCATAAatgagaaataaattaaatggcATAAGAAAACTTTATCCTAGAAGATAATTTTGCAAAGTAGTTCCTTCTGTTACTAGTATTCCAAGAGAATTTTGATGGAATCTGcatggttttgtttttttacttggAGGACCTGGAATATTTGTTGGTTGGTTAGTTGTTAATTTGTTGTACTTGTACTAGAGGTGGTAAAAACCTTGAAATTTGTTTTGCGTTGTGAATACATAGTTGGTTTCCTGTAATTGTCCTTGTGACTGTATGTTGATTAACTTGCATCAACTTCTccctcatttatttttatcaggTGGCGGACAATGTTTGGAATTACTGTAGTTCCATCTGTTCTGTTAGCACTTGGAATGACTATCTCTCCAGAAAGTCCTCGGTGGCTCTTTCAGGTTGTCCTTCAATACTGTGCTGTCTTTTATTATGcaacaatatatatacatgaCAAGGACACCAACTTTTGCAAAGCAAATAGCGTGAATTATTACTGCAATGCTGTGCTGTCTTTTATTATGGAACAATACATAACAAGGGAACTGACTTTTGCAAAAAAAGCTGTGTGAATTACTACTCTAGGTGTCCTTTCTTATAAAAGATTAATACTTTTAGACACATCAATAACTctgttaaatattattttcgcTAACCTATTCATTGGATTATAGTCTCTTATGGTAACAATTTTGCAAATAAACTATTAAGTTtaactttttcaaagaaaagagctTATGCTATGTTTAAAATCTCTAAAGACACTATTGGCATCCTTAAAGCTTTTAATTGGGTTAAATTGCAGAGTTATGGTAGTCATGTATAATCTTAATACTACTTAGTAGACATATATGTGTATGATGTCTAGTTTCTTGTATAGTATATCATTAAGAGTTTAGTGCAATTGTTATAATTTTCATGTATATTTTCtgataaaattacatttattattgTATAGCAAGGAAAAATATCTGAAGCTGAAAAGGCTGTTAAAACACTATATGGAAAAGAAAGAGTGGCTTTGGTTATGCATGACTTGACAGCAGCAAGTGAAGGTTCTTCTGAACCTGAAGCAGGATGGTTTGATCTGTTTAGTAGTCGGTATAGGAAAGGTATTCCAAACTTTAATGTAGTTTAGTTCTATGTTTGATTAACAAGTGCTAAGGTTTCTAGTGTACTATAACAGAATTTCTGTTGTGAAGAACAGCTATTAATTATACCTTCATCAGTTAATATTGTATGTTTGTTACTATTGGTGCTGACCTGCAGCTTTTGAAGGTTTGGtcataattatgttatttattttcttatttgagaGTGCTTACGTACAGTAGTGCCCCAATCATTGTGAATATTCATGGAACTTTGGAAGtcaattttgttgtttcaacCTTAAAGCCTGGgtctttcttttactttttcaatttgttaatgcattgtttttttctttcccttttcccTTGATgtatgttatgaagagatgagATATATCTTAATCATTTCATCACAGTTTATGTTGTTTAGCTGCTAAACTACCAACTTTTTAGTTTGTTCCAGAGTTGATTCATGCTTAGTGAATTGGTGTAGCACTTAATGAAATATTCCTTGTTGCAGTGGTCAGTGTAGGGGCAACACTTTTCTTGCTCCAGCAATTGGCAGGAATAAATGCAGTGGTCTATTATTCAACTTCTGTTTTCCGCAGTGCTGGAATTGCTTCTGATGTTGCAGCAAGTGCACTGGTTGGTGCATCAAATGtttttggttggtaattttcatcctaaaattttgatatcatgCAATTCTCGCAAACATGATATTGTTTCTGACTGATGTTTGATTTTGTTGCAGGCACAATTGTTGCTTCGTCCTTGATggacaaaaaaggaaggaaacgTCTCCTTATCACAAGCTTTAGTGGGATGGTAATAATTACTTTCAATTCACATATTTCTAAGGCTGAAAGCAAAACATTTGAGCTTTCATGCATGTGTGTCAATGATAGGCTTGCCGTCATACTTTTGT contains:
- the LOC100818304 gene encoding plastidic glucose transporter 4; its protein translation is MNIMSSSRSRGSWCGLWPGSFNMETELTIRGKSFGGIFGSSAKPRSLRVQSSDEDVEDLVPSNISGKPSGTVLPYVGVACLGAMLFGYHLGVVNGSLEYLAKDLGITQNTVIQGWIVSALLAGATVGSFTGGALADKFGRTRTFQLDAIPLAIGGFLCATAQSVQTMIIGRLLAGIGIGITSAVVPLYISEISPTEIRGALGSVNQLFICIGILAALLAGLPLVGNPIWWRTMFGITVVPSVLLALGMTISPESPRWLFQQGKISEAEKAVKTLYGKERVALVMHDLTAASEGSSEPEAGWFDLFSSRYRKVVSVGATLFLLQQLAGINAVVYYSTSVFRSAGIASDVAASALVGASNVFGTIVASSLMDKKGRKRLLITSFSGMAASMLLLFVSFTWKVLAPYSGTLAVLGTVLYVLSFSLGAGPVPALLLPEIFASRIRAKAISLSLGTHWISNFVIGLYFLSVVNKFGISIVYLGFSIVCLLTVVYIARNVVETKGRSLEEIERALSPAT